From the genome of Tenrec ecaudatus isolate mTenEca1 chromosome 1, mTenEca1.hap1, whole genome shotgun sequence:
AGAGCAAGCATTAAAGATGCTGATTAACTCCGCTCTGACTGCAGCTGGGGGACAGGAAACGCAGCCACAGGATACACCAAGAATTTTCTAATGAAGATTTTTCTAAGAATTTTCTAATGAAGATCCGAAAAAAGCTCAACTGCTAGTGGGCCGTCATTCTAGACTATCCAGATGGCAGGGAAGAGAGTGGCTCAGCTGTTTCTCACGTTAGCTCTGCCTCCACTTACTGTGAAACAAAAACAGTGAgcactgagtggatttgaacctctgaggAAACCATGCGTGGCCACATATAATTTCACTCCCCAGAGTTTTTAATGTTGGAGGTTTCTTTCCATATACTTGCAGACCTTTTGTCCAAGGctcctctgagtggacttgacccTCCAACCCAACATATGCCCCACCCATGGACTAGTCAAGCAATAACAATACGAATAGCTGAACAGGTGGGTGcggcagtggcagtggaagctagTTACCAGCcacacctcccttcatccacccatgttctctagtcaaccaaccTAGAGTAACCCTGATCTCTTGGTGTCTTCTCCTCAGAGGAGCTTTTTCAGAAGTTTTCCTGGTGAAGCAAAGGATGACGGGGAAGCTCTTTGCCCTGAAGTGCATCAAGAAGTCGCCCGCCTTCCGGGACAGCAGCCTGGAGAACGAGATCGCTGTGCTGAAAAAGTGAGTGGGGTTGCCGGGGGCAGGGACACGTTGGGGATCACAGCTTTGCCCTCCCGAACGATCCCCAGAAGAACGTGAGTGGGATGGCTGCTCCCTCTGGTTGAGTTGATGGCCACTTTGGTCACTCAGCTAAGGTTAGTCAGACAGCTATCTcggctctcttttttaaaaagcaagttgGCTACTGAAACAATTGGGAGCAGCATCAGTTTACACATGTAGGCCAGAACGTAACTAGCTCAGAGCAGCGAAAACGCAGAGGGCCAATTCCAATAAGAATCACAAATTAAAGAAGCCACATAAAATTTGGAAATTAAGCTCAATGGATGCCAAAGTCAACATGGATTCAGCAGGGGCTATGTTGGTCTTGCTTATCATTGCATTGCATTGCCGGTCCAAACATAGTAGATGCTCACTAAATATCAGTTCAGTGAATGATTGAATCAATACGTTCATGACAGCATTGTCagcttctaaagcagtggttctcaacttgtgggtctcaacccctgtgggggcccaacgaccctttcacaggggtcccctaagaccattggaaaacacatatttccgatggtcttaggaaccaagacaccgctcctctatctgtctccagacggggtcagcccacatgcagatacgcccacacacCAGtatccggcatgaagactgttacccacgctacaccatgcttcaagagaaagtttcatttatctgtcattagaaataaatatttcaaaatatgtaattacatattgttttgtgatgaatcactatgctttcgcaatgttcaatttgtaacaatgaaaatacagcctgcgtatcagatattttcattatgattcataacagtagcaaaattacagttatgaagtagcaacaaaaatatatttatagttgaggtcaccaccacatgaggaaccgtcTGAAAGGGTTACGGCGTGAGGAAAGTTGAGGAGCACTGCTCTCAAGGGAGTTGGAGCCATCAGGTAACTCTTGTGGTATGTCTGTACTTtaagaaatattttgaagatgACTGTTGATTGGACATTCACTCTAAGTACTCTCCTGGCACATTATGTGCATTCTCTCTCTTAATCCCAAGACAGCCTTATGGGAAAAAATGTACGTTACAGACAAGGAAACTGGGCCTTAGAAGATTTAAATCAGCCAGCCAAGGTTACTCAGGTAGTAAGTACCTGGGCCAGATCTGAATGGAGGCCCACCTACCTCAGTCTAAAGTCCTCATCCCCACCCTTGCAGCCAGGAGTGAAATGCCAGGGGCATTCCTCCTGAGCAGAATTACTGACAGGAAAGCCTAGCCTCTCAGTACTTGGACCATTTTGCTGCCTCGGCTCGGAGCAACAGGAGACCCAGGTaaaccaggacagatggtccTGACTGTGGCACTACTGGCAATCGGGCCCACAtcgttctttgtgtgtgtgtatagttggATGTGTAGCAGAACCCCTGGCTTCTCCACATGAGATGCTAATAGCCCACCCTCAGTCGTGACGAGAAAACAATGTCTGTAGGCAAATGTCCTTAGGGGGTGCTGGTGGGGGGAGATTGTCCACAGACACCAAAAATAAGCAAGTGCCTGCCTCCTCACAGTCTCCCAGAACAACAATTTTGTAACACTTCTGCCGTGGTGAGCCACCAAGAGGCTTGTTGCAGTTAGTTGCCATCCTGTCACCTCTAACTCATGGTGGCTTTGGGTGTGACATCAGGAAACGATGTCCTGTGTGAGCTTCACGTGTGAGTCTTTTGCTGATTGTATGTAGCCCAGTGCCAGTCTGTCTCAGAGAGAGTTTGCCTCACTCTCCAGAGATGGTGACTGGTTCCCAGGTGGTGTCGTGGATTACTCATTGGGTTGCtaagcgcaaggtcagcagtttgaagccaccagccggtgggagaaagagaaagaaggctttccacccccataaagagttaagccttggaaactcaaagggactgTTCTAAACTGTCCTGTCAggtgggtcactacgagtcagaattgactcgatgatggtacttttttgtttgttgtttttattgaccGATCTCTCCTGATGTCATGTCAAAGTAAACATATTGAAGCCTCGCCAATCTCGCTTCTAATGAACCGTGGGATGTATTTCTTCTGAGACtggtttgttcattcttttgacagATTATGGGAGCTAACCCAAATTCTTCCCGCTGTGGTACACGCTCTCCTTGCAATGTTTTGTAGGAAGTCGCAATATCCACTTGTGTAGAACAATCCAGGAAACATTGGATGCTCCCTTTGCCTATCTCAGTTCATTTTACTTCCTCTCCtggtaaaaccaaaccaaatccactgccaaccctgtaggacagtagtgttgcctctgtgggcttctgagtctGTGACTCCCTACggcagtggaaagccccatccttctcccgccCTGCAGTGACATTAACAATGTTTGCTCCCTGAAGGAAGAACGATCAACATCTATCGGGCAAGCATAAATTCAACATCACAATGggaatctctctttttttaattttaagaaatcattttatttggggctcttacaactcacaaCGATCTATACATCACGTatagatttgtacatttgtacatatgttgtcatcatcatttccaaaatatttactttctacttgagcccttagtatcggttcctcttttgtcccctccctctccaaccctcccacccttgtgagccctcataatttatcaattatttttattttcatattttacactatccctgtctcccttcacccacatttctgttgttcatcccctggaagcggggggggggggggaggttgttgtatgttgtatgtcaatcattgtgattggttcccctttctctccttcccATCTCCCtctcctcatggtatcactactctcattattggccctgagggatttctctgtcttggattctctgtgttgagagctcttacctgtaccagtatacatgctccagtctagccagatttgataggactggggtcatgatagtggggcgggaagaaatattaaagaattagaggaatgatgtgtgttttgtccgtgctatactgcaccctggctgagtcatcccttcctggtgacccttctgtgagggaatatccaattgtctcAGATGGGCTTTGTCTACAGGggtgtctccattctgacccccctcatttgcatcaaaattattgtttgtttggggtcttctgatgcctgataccggatcctatcaacacctcatgatcacacgggttggtgtgcttcttccatgtggctttcttgcttcaatgctagatggctgcttgtttatcttcaagtcattAAGACCCCGACACTatgtcttgtaatagccaggcaccatcagctttcttcaccacgttagcttatgcacccattctgtcttcagcgatccttttGGAAAtgttaggttattagaacaaagtgttcttgcatggagggagtacttgagtaaaggtctaatatccatctactaccttaatacttaacatataaatatctgTACATAGACCTACATCTCTATtgttgtatattaatatatttacatatgcacatgcatatACTTATACCTCTTTAAATGTCTTTGCCTcatagtactttcctctatttcctcttactttcctcctgtccaactatcatgttggACCTTTTTTCAGGGATTTTGGTGAAAGCTTTCTTATTCAAAAGCCTCTTAAACATGGTTGAAAACACCTCTGCTAGAAGTGAAAGCCTGGTTGGGCTGCCTCTGCATTATTCGTTTGGAAAGCCTGAATCACATACCTTTCACCATGATATTTACTTTATTTCCAGGATCAAGCATGAAAACattgtgaccctggaggacatctATGAGAGCACTACTCACTACTACCTGGTCATGCAGCTGTAAGTGAGAGTGACCTGTGGTCTCCACAGAGCGCCTCAGAGATGAGGGCACGGGGACTTAAGGGTGGCAGGTGGTGAGGGAAGGGTGATGCATGGAAGTTAGAACCAAGAATTAGTTCAAGAGGTTCTAGAATGCACAGAATCCCTTTACGCTCAGAGAACCTCGGGCCAGGAGCATGTGCTTGGTGGACTGAGTTACAACTGTGGCTGATTATTGACTTGGTACAGTACAGCCTACTGCTTGTTAAAACACAACTTAGCTGTCAATAAATACCTGTTTCCAGCCTACCCGTGACTCcctgctgccccagcccttcccctAGAACTTCCTGAACCTTCCATAAGCCAAAAACTTCATGAAGAGTCCTGCCTGGCACAGCAGGGAGCCTACAAAACCCTTTTCTAGCGCCTGGCTTTTCCATCAAACAGGATGTTAAACGTTTTCATATCACTCCAGGGAGAAATTATTGTGGGAGTAGAAGCCACAGGTAGATAGATTGCcattcaacataaagaaagacTCACTCAGAAGAGAGCCAACCAAGTTAAAACCCGTCTGTGATGAAGTTTGTCTATCTGTGGGACAGAAACGGTGCCTCACTCAAAGGGTGTCTGGGCCACTGCAATGTCCAAACAAGAGTTTGATGGAGAACAGCACTGATAGGCCTGACAGGGGCACCCGAGGGCCCAGCCTTGGACTCAGACCTTTCTATTTgtaaaggacacacacacacgcactcattctTACACCTACATGCACagcctctctttcacacacacactcattcttaCACCTACAtgcacagtctctctctctctctcacacacacacacacacatttattcttatacctacatgcacagtctctctttcacacacacacacacgcacttatTCTTACACCTACATgcacagcctctctctctctcacacacacacacacgcactcattctTACACCTACATGCAcagtctctctttcacacacatacacacacacacacacacactgtctcaGTGACTGGCTGCAGTGCGGTGTCTGACTCCTCCACTAAGTCATCAGATCCCTCTGATGGCCTGAAATCTTAATGAGCTCAATCAGACCTCAGCATATCATCTCTGGGCTCCCTCAAAGCACAGTAAAGCAAATCCAGGGAGCAGAAAGAAAACTGTCATGGGGAGGGCCCAAGGCAGCACTAACAACTGCGCAGGAACCATGTGTCATTTTGATGAATCCACCCCGACAGGGTTAGAAAACAGCCCAGCAGTTTGGACGGCAAAGGGCAGGCAGCAACGTGGGTAGGTTTGGAAGTCACTGAGCAGCTGCCAAGCCTCCTAGGACATCAGCTTCAAGGGTGGGTGCATGTTGCTCGTTGTTGGGAGCACACAGTAGTGCACCAAGGTTGACTTTACTGTGGGCCTCTAGCGCCTACAGTAGCTGTGAGCTCAGAGTTCACAGGTAGAAACAAAAGAAGGGAGATGGCGTGCATTTGGATGGAAGCAATTAAATTCCCTCCTTACTGCATGGTGCTGTCATGCGCTTGCCCACATCGCATGTAATGGGGCAGTGGAGGCAGGCTGAGACGGGGAGGGGATCAGGAAGCCTGGTGGAAGCAGTCTGAGGCTGTTGAACCTGGAAAAGCATACAGCCTTTGGAACAGCATTTCAGTCTTCAAACACTTGAGACAGTTCATGTACATAAGATGGTGTGCTTACTCTGTGTGGCCCCAGTGGTGGTATTTGTAGCTAGAAGCTACTGGAAAATATATGTTGTTGTAGTATATAGAGCAATTAAGAAGCTTCCCCAAGCAAGTGGTCTGTTTCAGGGGGTAGTGGATTCTGGCACCAGGGTGTTCTAGTACTAGTTTAACGACTTCTTGGCAAAGATAGTGTAGATGGTATTCAGGGGGTTCAGGAGGAGTGGACTTGATCTTTGAGCTGACGTTCAGTCCTGCAATGTTGTACTATTCTCCAAACACCCCTACTCCCCCATACCACCTAAGTCTAGCTTTTAGAATCTcaattttaaaaagtgggggtgggtggtctAAATCCTGGCATAAGTAAAGTTAGCTTAtggttttttttaaccttctttttcctcaaactcactggcatcaagttcattgtgacttatagtgaccttctaggtcaggctagaactgccccctgtcagttttagaaactgtaactctttatggggaaaagcctcatctttctcctctggagcagctggtggttttgaacttatgaccttgtggttagcagcccaatacttaatccactatgccaccggagCTCCTGCGGTTTCCCTCATTtatactgcccccaccccaccccacccttcttcTTTTCATCGTGACTTCCTATATCCTAGTCCAAGAAGCAAAGCTGCTAAGAAGTGTTCTCACTAAGGAATGAGTGGTTTCTCTTCCACTAAGGAATGAGGCTCATCTTATTTTAAAGGAGAGggcaatggtgggcagagaaaaaCAACTTGGGATAGAATTCTAAGCGCAGACATAGCCCACATATCACAGCCCAAGGGCATCTGCCCCATGCACACAGAAAAACAACTTCTGGTTCCTTAGACCTGGAATAACTTCCTTTGTGCTTGCCCTGTGCTCACAGTGTTTCTGGAGGGGAGCTCTTTGACCGGATCCTAGAGAGGGGTGTCTACACGGAGAAGGATGCCAGCCTGGTGATCCAGCAGGTCTTGTCTGCCGTGAAGTACCTCCACGAGAACGGCATCGTGCACAGAGACTTAAAGGTGCccagccagggctcctctggtggaaactgatggtgcccccTCAGGGAGCCAATGAGATCATTGGACTAGTTGGTTCCAAAGACaacctcctccaccccctccttACCCCCAGATTCCTCTAAACAAATCTTGAATGACTGAACAACCATTAGGTAACATGTGTACACATGTAACCCACATAGCCCACGGAGGAGACTTACCCACATGATGTGGGATGATGGGGTTTGTGAAACCCGTATAATGTGTGCATTCATTGAAAATTGTCGGTATCCATTTGTACCTCGGCCTTTTCTTAATCTCTTGATTCGCTATGCCTCGTACAATTAGAAATAAGATAGCACTCACGTCTCTTGCACCACATGCTTGTTGACGGTCTATGTTGCATCAGGCATTGTGCCCAGAGTTGGAAAGCTCAGAGATCGTTAGCCATAGTTGTTGGGTGTCACGGAGTCTACTTTCACTCACAGTGGCCACCTATCACAGAGTGGCACTGCCCCAAGGGTCTCCTTACTGCCATCCTTACAGAAATAGAGAGCCAGGACTTtgacccacagagtggctgagtgggtttgaaccaccaatctttagaTTGGCATCTGTGTTCTCAACCATTGCCCCACCAAGACGCTTACCTAAGTGCCAGTTCCCTCAAAAAGTGAATAGTCCGGTTActtgggggtgaggggatggAGAAGCCAGGAATGCACAAGATAAGGACAGGCATCACAGTGAGGTGAAGCAAAGTCAGGTGCAGAGAGAAGAAGGAGGGAACCTGGGCGCAACGTCCTGAGAAAGGATAGATCGGGGGAAGGaaggagctgtctgctcccagggatTCCGTCCTGCCCTGTGTGATCTTTCTCTTTCATCCCAGCCTGAAAACCTGCTGTACCTCACCCCTGATGAGAATTCCAAGATCATGATCACAGACTTTGGTCTGTCCAAGATGGAACAGAGTGGCGTCATGTCCACTGCCTGTGGGACCCCAGGCTATGTGGGTGAGTCTGGAGCCAGGAGGGAGGTTGGCCAATTGGCTACATGCAACTGAACAGATATTCCTCCATCACAGACAGGAACGGTTGTCAGGAGACAGGGTTCAATTTTAGGGGCAATCCAGGTAAAGTTCTGACTTACAAGGTTTAGGTACAGCCAGTCCTTCTTTCCTGAAATCACCAATCACACttgaactcactgtcactgagtccatcccactcatagcgaccttataggatcaagtagaactgccctgtgggtttccgagactgtaagtctttatgggagtacacagtctcacctttctcccaggtgtggctggtggttctgaactgcagaccttgcagttagcagcccaaagcataatctGCCTCACTACCATGGGTCCAAACCCACCCCTCCTGCTCCCAAATTCCCCATCTTTAAGGCTAGCCTAACCCGGGGCTCCTTCTCATGGCCCTGTCTGTCCTTTGGCTTTCACTTCAGTAAGAAGGCTTCCTCCTTCATCTTCCCAGCTGGTCACAGACCAGAGCTGAGtcctggagcactagccttaccccCTACTTCCCATTCTGGAAGAGAGCTCCGTTCCCCGCGCTTGGGCCCCTGGAAGTGGAAGAGGTTGAGTTTGGACCTGATGAACCCAAATGTGGTTTCCTCAAATGCACGCCCAGGGCTGCAGGCTGGGAATCCAGCAGAGGTGGGGCCTCTTCTCTGAATGGCTCTGGGGGGTCCCAGGATCCCTGAAAGGTCAGAGTCGGCAGGATAAGAGGTGAAAAGTCTTCCTGAGAATTCAAACGTCTTCTTAGCCAAGAATCATCTGGTTGAGACTAGGGAGTAGGAAACGGTCTCAACTGAAGAGGACGCTGCCATCTCTTAAGAAGAAAAACTAGACACTCCCCAGCAGACACTGAGCAGATTGATCTCTGGGATAAAGACAGCAGGCAGCTCTctgttgcctggggctcccctttctcccatgagAAACACATGGCTCCTGCTTTGGGGCCCCTCCCCCTGGGAGCTCATAGCCTACTGGGGAGACTCAGCCTCTGCCTTCACGGAGCTCACCAtctagtgagagagagagacaccccCAACACTGGTGACCCCAGTTCTGAAATGAGAGAAGCAGGTCCTGCCCTGGTGGCTTCCCAACTGAGAATGAAGCAGTGGATCCAGCTTTCAGAGAATCCCTGGTCTGATGTGGGAGTCCCAGCCCCTGGCATGAGAACCCGGCAGTCTGATGGAAACGTTCTAGCCTCTCCGGGAGATTGAGTCTAGTTGGGGCTTCCCTCAGGAGCTGTCATTTTCCTAGGACTAAGACCATCCATGAGCTGTCCGTGTTTTCGTCACTAAGCCTCTGCCTGGCCTTGAgccaccctgcccctgccccctgctcCCAGCCCTCACCTCTTGTCCCCAGCTGTGACACTGCCTTTGGTTTGCCTCAGCTCCGGAAGTGCTGGCTCAGAAGCCCTACAGCAAAGCTGTGGATTGCTGGTCCATTGGCGTCATCACCTACATACTGTGAGTAGAAGTACTGGCTCAGTTCCTGAGTGATCTCAGAGCCTGCCCACCCCTTCTGTCCCGCTGTCATCTCCGCTCCTCTGGCAGAATCCACCTCCAAAGCAAGTGCCGGAGGTGCGTGTGCGCACACGTGGGCCCGCCTGCGGTCACAAGCAGGCGTCCTTACTAATGAGCACAGCCCTCAAGCTTCCTCTGTCCTGATCCCCACCCAGTTACCAACACAGAGCTCGGGGTGAGCCACTTTTCAGGGACCTGGCACTTCTCCCTCTGCACCCAACCCCACTTGCTGTACACGAATGTGCCCAGTTCCACCCCCACAGAATGGGCAGTGAGAAAAAGCACagtgagccaagctctgaagtCAGGTGGACCCAGCACCTCAGCTTTCTTTCCTGTGATGTTGGTCCAAGGCAAGAGGTCATCGTGAATGACATCTGACAGACCTCTCCACCTGGCCTCTTCCCAGCTGAGCCATCCCTCTTgtcacctccccctgccttcatCAAACAGCTCTGAGGAAATAGATCTGCTGGGTGCTGCTGACCTTCTGTGTGGGTTCAATTCTCAATGCCCGCAGCTTATAATCAATAAGGACTCACatttattccatcattcttttttttcttctcaacCATGAACAGTCTACTCTGTGCCCATCACTGGCTGGGTGCTAACAAACAGCAGTGAATGAGACAAACTAAAGCAAAAGCCCTCCGTTCACGAAGCCCACATTCACGTGGGCGGTCCATTGTCTTTCCTggagatcttttatttttttatagttttattgacatttaaGTCATGTAccgtacaattcagtggtttaatatattaaaaatagttgtgtaatcatcaccacaatcaactttagagtaTTTTCTTCATCCCCATACCTATTATTATTATCTCCCCACTACCCTCAACCTCCCCTTGCCATAAACCGAGGGGACtgctaatctagttactgtcttctCTATCGGTTTACCTATTCTGCATTTAACATATAGAGCAATCATGCCCAAAAAgttcaacaatgacaacaaaataaaacagaaaaacctcaaaccCAGTAGAAACAGAAGATAATTGGAGCTAGAACAAACTCAAAATGTatcaaaagggaaaccaattcatTATAATGTTACATTTTAAGTGAACTAtctctgcagtaatccactttccagtgcactctgtctgagggcaagactgttGACATCCCTAGTCAATAGCCTGAGGGAGTGCAATGGAGGCTTACTCCGAccagggactctgcaaatggattggggGATTTCACTAACATCCATAGCCTTGTGCATAGTTGGTGCTCAgagtttaagctctaatacaattccctcctctatTCTTGGATTGTATGATttctaatccttggatcacacaggctggtctgatcCTTCCATCTGGACTTGGCTGAAACCTCCTTTAGGTGGCTACTTGTTttgagacaaacctttaagaccccagacactattctttcagcTAGATAGGCACCACCTGATTTCTTGAAGATCTTTTATACATTAAATAAGAATCAGAGGCAGTATAGGGAGGGTGGGATCTTCCAGGGATGCCTATTCATTTCCTGACTTTTGTATCTCTCCTGAGTCTGCTGCGTCAGAGCCATCTCCTGGTCTCCTCACTTCTTGCTCGTCTAACTGTGGGAATCTggagggaggcagaggaggaaggaggagagagggcaGGATGGCTCATGAGCACCTCTACTTCCTGTTCCGCTACAGGTTGTGTGGGTATCCCCCTTTCTACGAGGAAACCGAGTCCAAACTTTTTGAGAAAATCAAGGAGGGCTACTATGAATTTGAATCTCCATTCTGGGATGATATTTCTGAGTCAGGTAAGTCCAGTGGGAATGAAGGATGAGATAACAGGCTGTACACAGGGACTGCGAAGAGAAGCGAGTTTAACAAAGGCTGACAGCCCTAGTTCCCGAGCGTCCCGGGGGATTCTACAGAGCTGACTGCCAAGGCGAGTGGAGAGATCTTCCTCTGGCTCAAAGGCCAGGGAAATCATGTGTGACTCGGGATCATGTAATtgtttccctggaggcagaaccAAAGGATGCCTGGTAAATTGGGATGAAGAGGTAGTTTGGATGAGATCTCAGGTGGGACTAGCAAAACCAAGGGATTGGCCTCCACATGCATGCATGTGCAAGAAGGTGGTCCATGCGGTGCAGGCATGTGGGGCCTGTTAAGTAGGATGAAGTGGAATACTGGAAGAAGCCCGCCTCACATGCATACCCATGTGCCTCGACTCTGCAAATGCATGCCTGTATGGTAAGTAGGCACATGGGGGCCTCTTGATGAGAGACGGATTTGCAGCACTGTGTGGGTGAGTGAGGCTACTTAAAGCCTCTTTCTTTGGTGGCTTAGAGTGGGTTGTTGTtagagggtttgggtttttggatttttttccctacTCCCTTTTAAGACACTTAAAATTGCTTCTTTGGAAAATTAGCTAGAGCCGTATTCACTGCCGCCCACCAGCCCGGAAGTGAGTTTGCAGCAGTCATGAAATTGGGTCCTTAGTTGCTGTGTCTTTGATTGCTCCCACTAGCCAAAGATTTCATCTGCCACTTGCTGGAGAAGGACCCGAGTGAGCGGTACTCCTGTGAGAAGGCCTTGAGGCACCCCTGGTGAGTGCGTGCTGGGGGGCTCTCTCCAAACCCTGTCCACTGGTCTCTCCAAACCTTGCAGCTTTCACTTTGTGGTCCGGGAGATCCTCCTGCCCTGTGTATTGCAGTAGCATCGTGAACATGCAAATGCTGGCCAAGTTCACTACTAGGGCTTCCTCTGATTTCCtattgcaaacaaacaaaccccccaccgtggagttgattctgtctcatcgcaaccctgtgttacagagtcgaaCTGTCCCTGTCGATTTTTGAGGCTagaaatcttgacagaagcagaaaacctcaccgtccccctactccccaccccacTGGAACCGCTGgtgggatttgaactgcttaccttgtggttgcCAACCCAACCCTTAACCCGCTACAGCCCCAGGGGGCTCCTACCAAGTTGCTGTAGCTCACTTTCTTCAGCACACTGGCTGCCTTGAATACTGTTACTCATGGGTGGAGCAGCCTTTGCAGCTAGGCTGTGA
Proteins encoded in this window:
- the CAMK1G gene encoding calcium/calmodulin-dependent protein kinase type 1G, with the protein product MGRKEEEDCSSWKKQTTNIRKTFIFMEVLGSGAFSEVFLVKQRMTGKLFALKCIKKSPAFRDSSLENEIAVLKKIKHENIVTLEDIYESTTHYYLVMQLVSGGELFDRILERGVYTEKDASLVIQQVLSAVKYLHENGIVHRDLKPENLLYLTPDENSKIMITDFGLSKMEQSGVMSTACGTPGYVAPEVLAQKPYSKAVDCWSIGVITYILLCGYPPFYEETESKLFEKIKEGYYEFESPFWDDISESAKDFICHLLEKDPSERYSCEKALRHPWIDGNTALHWDIYPSVSLQIQKNFAKSKWRQAFNAAAVVHHMKKLHMNLHSPGPCPEVENRPPVVQVLEASRPSSPEFTITEAPALDQNVALPALTRLPCQHSPCPAMHGGRSLNCLINGSLRISSSLVPMQQGPLAMGPCGCCASCLNLGTRGKSSYCSEPTLFRKANKKQHFKSEVLVPGKTSGSSHCRAGQTGVCLIM